From a region of the Thiorhodovibrio winogradskyi genome:
- a CDS encoding YSC84-related protein, which produces MFRDEDANRAYYGREVTAAEIIKGEVEDPMSPSPLLSSEMP; this is translated from the coding sequence ATCTTCAGGGATGAGGATGCGAACAGGGCCTATTACGGACGTGAGGTGACGGCGGCCGAGATCATCAAAGGCGAGGTCGAGGATCCGATGTCGCCAAGCCCTCTGCTTAGTTCTGAGATGCCCTGA
- a CDS encoding metallophosphoesterase family protein, whose amino-acid sequence MNDPYLIFHLSDIHFGLEDNRALDWVKQEIADKQPDAVAITGDLTMRARQHEFDAACAWIRSLEASVTVEVGNHDLPYFNPIQRFFDPYKRIRAIADKVEVEIDLPGLAIVPLKTVARWQPRPNWSKGWVTEAALERCLARLDALPKGTRALVTAHHPLREAGTQGTALTRHGQKALTELAKREVLAVLSGHVHDAFDLTEETEQGAVRMIGAGTLSRRLRSTPPSFNELRWDGEQLAVSVCNLEGYDTAEMMINEVPEDAMPPRKPDEPVAPVDQVPRTDPPVH is encoded by the coding sequence ATGAATGATCCCTACCTAATCTTCCATCTGAGCGACATCCATTTCGGGCTCGAGGACAATCGCGCCCTGGACTGGGTGAAGCAAGAGATTGCCGACAAGCAACCCGATGCGGTGGCCATCACTGGTGATCTGACCATGCGCGCAAGACAGCACGAGTTCGACGCGGCTTGCGCCTGGATACGCTCTTTGGAGGCCTCGGTCACGGTCGAGGTGGGCAACCACGACCTGCCCTATTTCAATCCGATCCAACGCTTCTTCGACCCGTACAAGCGGATACGAGCCATTGCCGACAAGGTCGAGGTGGAGATCGACCTGCCAGGACTTGCGATCGTGCCACTCAAGACCGTCGCCCGCTGGCAGCCGCGCCCGAACTGGTCCAAAGGCTGGGTGACCGAGGCAGCGCTGGAGCGATGCCTCGCCCGGCTCGATGCGCTACCCAAGGGGACGCGCGCACTGGTAACCGCCCACCACCCGCTACGGGAAGCCGGCACCCAGGGCACCGCATTGACCAGACACGGCCAGAAGGCACTGACCGAGCTGGCCAAGCGCGAAGTGCTCGCCGTGCTCTCGGGTCATGTCCATGATGCCTTCGACCTCACCGAGGAGACGGAACAGGGGGCGGTGCGCATGATCGGTGCTGGCACCTTGTCACGGCGCCTGCGCTCAACACCACCGAGCTTCAACGAGCTGCGCTGGGATGGCGAACAGCTCGCGGTCTCTGTGTGCAATCTCGAAGGCTACGACACAGCGGAGATGATGATCAACGAGGTTCCCGAGGACGCGATGCCACCGCGCAAGCCCGATGAGCCGGTCGCTCCGGTCGATCAGGTTCCGCGCACCGATCCGCCGGTGCATTGA
- a CDS encoding efflux RND transporter permease subunit, translated as MSNHDPVDTGPNTLSDGAPNTAALNDSADERRDRRSDALSDGAGKGRGIAGQIAAYFIDSPLTPLLLLTTLGIGILGLLTTPRQEDPDISVPMVDIKLRYPGASSGQVARLAVEPLERLMSELSDVEHVYSVSRREQALITVRFEVGTSIDAAVVGVHDTIESNLNQVPPDLTEWLVQPKTIDDVPVLTLTLWSDRIDDARLRMLALHLLQELKQVENTGNGFVVGGRQREISIEPQPELLRGYGISLDQLAETIRGANANAGRGTGSVEQGATHRSVSAGHDLEGAREIERLVIDTKGGLSVYVGDVASVNAGAEHPDHAVFFYTGPSYPADDSAKAAGAVTIAIAKQPRANGVTLTNDLLKRLEQLKGSMIPEQVQVAVTRNYGETADRKVNELLLSLVGATAAVALLSLIAIGLRPALIVLAVIPVVILLTVWSAGALGFSINRVSLFALIFSIGILVDDATVVVENIFRRWLAKGATAKDVALDAVGEVGNPTIIATLTVLAALLPMGFVTGMMGPYMRPIPILGSVAMLFSLFAAFVFTPWLAYRLRPKLAVLERSAQREHRLQGWIDRAYRPLIEPLIERRQTRWLFLIAIIVAFIAAVAMLPLKAVTVKMLPYDNKREIDVVIDLPEGSSLPTTANATHQLAQQLRGIPEVRSLQAYIGTAAPFDFNGLVRHYYLRQDPWLADIQVRLLDKDERKRSSHAIAQVVREQLTPLAKEHDAHINVVEMPPGPPVLQTLVAEVYGPTPGARRGFAEDLTEMFAAADGVVDVDNRLQAPHSRWHFQVDNEKASRNGVDVDSISRNLAMAMGGYSLGDIAQERLLEPVEIKLQMPLATRTQLHRLGELPIPASSGEGRMVPLAELGRFIEVPADQLIYHKDLRLVEYVTAGMEGRLGAPIYGMLQVEQALEDSVAPDGTEAPRGTLTGPPKPGTTAFEWSGEWTVTYKTFRDLGIAFGAALLLIYVLLVAEFRNFIQPAVIMAPIPLTLIGILPGHWLLGAEFTATSMIGFIALAGIEVRNSILLVDFAQDAVRRGLSVRDAVVEAGRTRLRPVWVTDLTMMAGAFAILFDPIFQGMAISLLFGPIVAVPLTLIVVPLGCIATGWAFHGAKQESEASATATH; from the coding sequence ATGTCCAACCACGACCCTGTCGATACCGGTCCCAACACCTTGTCAGACGGCGCTCCAAACACTGCGGCGCTGAATGACAGTGCAGATGAGCGCCGCGATAGGCGCTCGGATGCGCTTTCGGATGGGGCCGGCAAGGGCCGTGGCATCGCCGGACAGATCGCAGCCTACTTCATCGACTCGCCACTGACGCCCTTGCTGCTGCTGACGACGCTGGGGATCGGCATCCTCGGCCTGCTGACCACCCCACGGCAGGAGGATCCAGATATCTCAGTGCCGATGGTCGATATCAAGCTGCGCTATCCGGGCGCCTCGTCCGGGCAGGTCGCACGCCTCGCCGTGGAGCCGCTGGAACGGCTGATGAGCGAGCTGAGCGATGTCGAGCACGTCTACTCGGTCAGCCGCCGCGAGCAAGCACTGATTACGGTGCGCTTCGAGGTCGGCACATCGATCGACGCCGCCGTCGTCGGCGTCCACGACACCATCGAGTCGAACCTGAATCAGGTACCGCCAGACCTGACCGAATGGCTGGTGCAGCCGAAGACCATCGATGACGTGCCGGTGTTGACCCTGACCCTTTGGTCCGACCGGATCGACGATGCCCGCCTGCGAATGCTCGCCCTACATCTGTTGCAGGAGCTCAAGCAGGTCGAGAACACCGGCAACGGATTCGTGGTCGGCGGACGCCAACGCGAGATCAGCATTGAGCCGCAGCCGGAGCTGCTGCGAGGCTATGGGATCAGTCTGGATCAGCTCGCCGAGACCATCCGCGGCGCCAATGCCAATGCTGGGCGCGGTACCGGCAGCGTCGAGCAAGGCGCAACCCACCGTTCGGTCTCGGCCGGCCACGACCTTGAGGGCGCCCGCGAGATCGAGCGTCTGGTCATCGACACCAAGGGCGGGCTCTCCGTTTACGTCGGCGACGTGGCCAGCGTCAATGCGGGCGCTGAGCATCCCGACCATGCGGTGTTTTTCTACACCGGACCGAGCTATCCGGCGGATGACTCGGCCAAGGCTGCCGGCGCGGTCACCATCGCCATCGCCAAGCAGCCCCGCGCCAATGGTGTGACCCTGACCAACGACCTGTTGAAGCGGCTCGAGCAGCTCAAGGGGTCGATGATCCCGGAGCAGGTGCAGGTCGCGGTCACCCGAAACTATGGCGAGACCGCCGACCGCAAGGTCAACGAGCTGCTGCTGTCGCTGGTCGGCGCCACGGCCGCCGTCGCGCTCTTGTCGTTGATCGCCATCGGCCTGCGCCCGGCGCTGATTGTGCTGGCGGTGATCCCGGTGGTGATCCTGCTGACGGTCTGGTCGGCCGGGGCACTCGGCTTCTCCATCAATCGGGTCAGCCTGTTCGCGTTGATCTTCTCGATCGGCATCCTGGTCGATGACGCCACCGTGGTGGTCGAGAACATCTTCCGACGCTGGCTCGCCAAGGGCGCGACCGCCAAGGACGTCGCCCTCGACGCCGTCGGCGAGGTCGGCAATCCGACCATTATCGCGACTCTGACCGTGCTGGCGGCGCTGCTGCCGATGGGCTTCGTCACCGGCATGATGGGTCCCTACATGCGCCCGATTCCGATCCTGGGCTCGGTGGCGATGCTGTTCTCGCTGTTCGCGGCCTTCGTCTTCACGCCCTGGCTCGCCTACCGGCTGCGCCCGAAGCTCGCGGTCTTGGAGCGCTCGGCACAGCGCGAGCACCGGCTGCAGGGCTGGATCGACCGCGCCTACCGACCGCTGATCGAGCCGCTGATCGAGCGACGACAGACCCGCTGGCTGTTCCTGATTGCCATCATCGTCGCCTTCATTGCAGCAGTGGCGATGCTACCGCTGAAAGCGGTGACGGTGAAAATGCTGCCCTATGACAACAAGCGGGAGATCGACGTTGTCATCGACCTGCCCGAGGGGAGCTCGCTACCGACCACCGCCAATGCCACTCATCAGCTCGCACAACAGCTGCGCGGCATCCCTGAGGTGCGCTCATTGCAGGCCTATATCGGCACCGCGGCACCGTTCGACTTCAACGGCCTGGTCCGGCATTACTATCTGCGCCAGGATCCCTGGCTAGCCGATATCCAGGTACGGCTGCTGGACAAGGACGAGCGCAAGCGCAGCAGCCACGCCATCGCGCAGGTCGTCCGCGAGCAGCTCACACCGCTGGCGAAAGAGCATGACGCCCACATCAACGTAGTCGAGATGCCGCCAGGCCCGCCAGTACTGCAGACCCTGGTGGCCGAGGTCTATGGCCCCACGCCCGGGGCACGGCGCGGCTTCGCCGAGGACCTGACCGAGATGTTCGCGGCCGCCGACGGGGTGGTCGATGTCGATAACCGGCTGCAGGCGCCGCACAGTCGTTGGCACTTCCAGGTTGACAATGAGAAGGCGAGCCGCAACGGCGTCGATGTCGACAGCATCAGCCGCAACCTGGCGATGGCGATGGGCGGCTACAGCCTCGGCGACATCGCCCAGGAGCGCTTGCTGGAGCCAGTTGAGATCAAGCTCCAAATGCCGCTGGCCACCCGCACCCAGCTCCATCGTCTCGGCGAGCTACCGATCCCCGCCAGCAGCGGCGAGGGGCGCATGGTGCCGCTCGCCGAGCTCGGGCGCTTCATCGAGGTGCCGGCGGACCAGCTGATCTATCACAAGGATCTAAGACTGGTGGAATACGTCACCGCTGGCATGGAGGGCCGCCTGGGGGCGCCGATCTACGGGATGCTCCAGGTCGAGCAAGCCCTCGAGGACTCTGTCGCGCCGGATGGGACTGAGGCGCCGCGCGGCACCCTTACCGGCCCACCGAAGCCCGGCACCACCGCCTTCGAATGGTCCGGTGAGTGGACCGTGACCTACAAAACCTTCCGCGATCTCGGCATCGCCTTCGGCGCGGCACTGCTGCTGATCTACGTTCTGCTGGTGGCCGAGTTTCGCAACTTCATCCAACCGGCGGTGATCATGGCGCCGATCCCGCTGACACTGATCGGCATCCTTCCGGGCCACTGGCTGCTCGGCGCCGAGTTCACCGCGACCTCGATGATCGGCTTCATCGCGCTGGCCGGCATCGAGGTGCGTAACTCCATCCTACTGGTGGACTTTGCCCAGGATGCGGTGCGCCGCGGCCTGTCGGTGCGCGATGCGGTGGTCGAGGCTGGCCGCACTCGCCTGCGGCCGGTCTGGGTCACGGACCTGACCATGATGGCCGGCGCCTTTGCGATCCTGTTCGACCCGATCTTCCAGGGTATGGCAATCTCGTTGCTGTTCGGCCCCATCGTTGCGGTACCGCTGACGCTGATCGTGGTGCCGCTGGGCTGCATTGCCACCGGTTGGGCATTTCATGGGGCCAAGCAAGAGTCCGAGGCCTCCGCGACAGCAACGCACTGA
- a CDS encoding fumarate hydratase yields the protein MPQAHTATEIRADDLITSVADALQYISYYHPPDYLHALHQAYLREDSPQAKDAMAQLLVNSRLCALGQRPICQDTGMVVVMVKVGMRVRWDRDVSLQALIDEGVRRAYQHPDNPLRASMVSPPIGQRKNTGDNTPAVVHVELVPGDTVDVRLAAKGGGSENKARFAILNPSDSLVDWVLETVPKLGAGWCPPGMLGIGIGGSAEKAMLLAKEALLEDIDLHELRERGPANDIERLRLELYEKINALGIGAQGLGGLTTVLDVKIRTFPTHAASLPVALIPNCAATRHLHFTLDGSGPANFQPPRLEDWPAIDWDPSAGARRVDLDTITRDQVRQWRAGERLLLSGRVLTGRDAAHKRMLELLERGEPLPPGVDLTDRFIYYVGPVDPVRDEVVGPAGPTTSTRMDKFTPRLLARTGLLGMIGKAERGPTAIAAIKEHGAVYLMAVGGAAYLVAKAIRHSRLVAFEDLGMEAMREFELKDMPVIVAVDSGGEAIHKSGPRAWQAHIAGVPVRVEGA from the coding sequence ATGCCACAAGCCCATACGGCCACTGAAATCCGCGCCGATGACCTGATTACCAGCGTTGCCGATGCGCTCCAATATATCTCGTATTACCACCCACCGGATTATCTGCATGCCCTGCATCAGGCCTATCTGCGCGAGGACTCGCCACAGGCCAAGGATGCCATGGCGCAGTTGCTGGTCAACTCGCGCCTGTGCGCACTTGGGCAGCGGCCCATCTGCCAGGACACCGGAATGGTGGTGGTCATGGTCAAGGTCGGCATGCGGGTGCGCTGGGACCGGGATGTCAGCCTGCAAGCCCTGATCGACGAGGGCGTGCGCCGCGCCTATCAGCATCCGGATAATCCGCTGCGTGCCTCCATGGTGTCGCCGCCGATCGGCCAGCGCAAGAACACCGGCGACAACACCCCGGCGGTGGTGCATGTCGAGTTGGTGCCGGGTGACACTGTTGATGTGCGGCTGGCGGCGAAGGGCGGCGGCTCGGAGAACAAAGCACGGTTCGCCATTCTCAACCCAAGCGACAGCCTGGTTGACTGGGTGCTCGAGACAGTCCCCAAGCTTGGCGCCGGTTGGTGTCCACCCGGGATGCTCGGCATTGGCATCGGCGGCTCGGCCGAGAAGGCCATGTTGTTGGCCAAGGAGGCACTGCTCGAGGACATTGATCTGCACGAGTTGCGCGAACGCGGCCCGGCGAATGACATCGAGCGGCTGCGCCTGGAGTTGTACGAAAAGATCAACGCCCTGGGCATCGGCGCCCAGGGACTGGGCGGGCTGACCACTGTGCTGGATGTGAAAATTCGTACCTTTCCGACCCATGCCGCCTCGCTGCCGGTGGCGCTGATTCCCAACTGCGCGGCCACCCGGCATCTGCATTTCACCCTCGATGGCTCGGGACCGGCTAACTTCCAGCCACCACGGCTTGAGGACTGGCCCGCCATCGACTGGGACCCGAGCGCCGGCGCGCGGCGGGTCGATCTCGACACCATCACCCGCGACCAGGTTCGGCAATGGCGCGCCGGTGAGCGCCTGCTGCTGTCCGGGCGGGTGCTGACCGGGCGCGATGCCGCGCACAAGCGTATGCTCGAGCTGCTCGAACGCGGCGAGCCGCTACCGCCGGGCGTGGACCTGACCGACCGCTTCATCTATTACGTCGGTCCGGTCGACCCCGTGCGCGATGAGGTCGTCGGCCCGGCCGGCCCCACCACATCCACCCGCATGGACAAATTCACCCCGCGACTGCTAGCCCGGACTGGGCTGCTTGGCATGATCGGCAAGGCCGAACGCGGTCCAACCGCCATCGCCGCCATCAAGGAGCATGGCGCAGTCTACCTCATGGCCGTCGGCGGCGCGGCCTATCTGGTCGCCAAGGCCATCCGCCACTCACGGCTGGTGGCCTTCGAAGATCTGGGCATGGAAGCCATGCGCGAGTTTGAACTCAAAGACATGCCCGTGATAGTCGCCGTCGACAGTGGCGGCGAGGCCATCCACAAAAGCGGCCCGCGCGCCTGGCAGGCACATATCGCTGGAGTGCCGGTGCGGGTTGAGGGTGCTTAA
- a CDS encoding efflux RND transporter periplasmic adaptor subunit, producing MDSRFATRLAPILGLVLAPAISLIALAADQPLETRAQLSSQQGVVLSAEMAGRVNHIPLKDGDTFEQGQRLLEFDCSLQDAQLAKAQAQLRAAENTLQGQQRLVKLNAVGLVDLRNSEAEVQQAKADVTYLQVLMERCQINAPYNGRVIRYAVREHQSVKANQELIEIIDDSILSLDFIVPSPWLTWLTPGYRFEVHIEDTNKTYPMKLLRTAARVDPISQTVRALAEVDGNFPELLPGMSGTVILQSPEHTQADTSTAPRARD from the coding sequence TTGGACTCCAGGTTTGCCACCAGGCTGGCCCCAATACTCGGCCTGGTACTGGCCCCGGCGATCAGCCTCATTGCCCTGGCTGCCGACCAGCCGCTTGAAACGCGCGCTCAACTCAGCTCGCAACAAGGCGTCGTGCTCTCCGCCGAGATGGCCGGGCGCGTCAATCACATCCCGCTCAAAGACGGCGACACCTTTGAGCAAGGCCAACGGCTACTGGAATTTGACTGTAGTCTGCAAGATGCCCAACTCGCCAAGGCACAGGCCCAACTGCGCGCTGCCGAAAATACCCTGCAAGGGCAGCAACGTCTGGTCAAACTCAACGCCGTTGGCCTGGTCGACCTGCGCAACAGCGAGGCCGAGGTACAACAGGCCAAAGCCGATGTCACCTACCTGCAAGTCCTCATGGAGCGCTGCCAGATCAATGCGCCCTACAATGGCCGGGTCATCCGCTACGCCGTGCGCGAGCACCAGAGCGTCAAAGCCAATCAAGAACTGATCGAAATTATCGACGACAGCATCCTGTCGCTCGACTTCATCGTGCCATCACCCTGGCTGACCTGGCTCACCCCGGGCTACCGCTTCGAAGTCCACATCGAAGACACCAACAAAACCTACCCCATGAAGCTCCTGCGCACCGCCGCGCGGGTCGACCCCATCAGCCAAACCGTTCGCGCACTCGCGGAGGTAGACGGGAACTTCCCCGAACTCCTCCCCGGCATGAGCGGCACCGTTATTCTTCAGTCGCCTGAACACACCCAGGCTGACACATCAACTGCGCCTCGCGCCAGAGACTGA
- a CDS encoding TolC family protein: MKPVAFTEDEYRAIIGADRAAWLGGMEAVSGAICLDEAIARALKYNLDHRVRLLELALSAAQLDAGQFDMLPQLLANAGYNWRNKDLIRNSTDSVTGEPSLANPFISSERDTFTADLGLSWSLLDFGLGYYNAKQNADRLLVANERRRKAMHTLIQNVTTTYWRALAGQQLRAQVSQTIREAESALADSREILRSKLQDPEEALRYQRNLLENLRLLENVDRELALAAIDLNTLLGLPPGSEIQLVEPKRSDLRPVSLAMEKLEEIALANNADLKEKSYNARIAAQETRKTLLKMVPGLKFNYGTNYDSDSYLINKEWNQASLTASYNLFNILATPARKRVSDFERKVADSERMAVQVAVLSQLHLAKNQYHDAIRQYRRAESIFQVDSRLSKLAIGEEQTEMGAPLERISREVTQILSSVRMYQSMARVNEASGRIQATMGLEPQIGRVDETILADLRRQVSRSYEQLPVGILHQWNCPIDPPVQVRAP, encoded by the coding sequence GTGAAACCCGTCGCCTTCACCGAGGACGAGTACCGCGCCATCATCGGGGCGGATCGCGCCGCCTGGCTTGGCGGGATGGAAGCCGTCTCCGGGGCGATCTGCCTGGATGAGGCCATCGCCCGCGCGCTCAAATACAACCTCGACCACCGCGTGCGCCTGTTGGAGCTGGCCCTTTCGGCGGCCCAACTCGACGCCGGCCAGTTCGACATGCTGCCCCAGCTCCTTGCCAACGCGGGCTACAACTGGCGCAACAAAGACCTCATCCGTAACTCCACCGACTCGGTCACTGGCGAGCCCTCGCTGGCCAATCCCTTCATTTCCTCCGAGCGCGACACCTTCACCGCCGATTTGGGCCTGAGCTGGAGCTTGCTCGACTTCGGCCTCGGCTACTACAACGCCAAGCAGAACGCCGACCGACTGCTGGTGGCCAACGAGCGTCGCCGCAAGGCCATGCACACGCTCATCCAGAACGTCACCACCACCTACTGGCGTGCCCTGGCCGGGCAGCAACTCAGGGCGCAAGTCAGTCAGACCATCCGCGAGGCCGAAAGCGCCCTGGCCGACTCGCGCGAGATCCTGCGATCCAAGCTCCAGGATCCCGAGGAGGCACTGCGCTATCAACGCAACCTCCTGGAAAACCTACGCCTGCTCGAGAACGTCGACCGGGAACTCGCACTCGCCGCCATTGATCTAAATACCTTGCTCGGCCTGCCACCTGGTAGCGAGATCCAGCTGGTGGAACCCAAGCGCAGCGACCTGCGCCCCGTCTCCCTGGCAATGGAAAAGCTCGAGGAAATTGCCCTGGCGAACAACGCCGACCTTAAGGAAAAAAGCTACAACGCGCGCATCGCCGCGCAAGAGACGCGCAAGACCCTGCTGAAAATGGTGCCGGGGCTCAAGTTCAACTACGGGACCAACTATGACAGCGACAGCTATTTGATCAACAAGGAATGGAACCAGGCCAGCCTGACCGCCAGTTACAATCTGTTCAATATCCTCGCTACCCCGGCGCGCAAACGCGTGAGCGATTTTGAACGAAAAGTGGCCGATTCCGAACGCATGGCCGTGCAGGTGGCGGTGCTCTCGCAACTCCATCTGGCGAAAAATCAATATCACGATGCGATACGGCAATATCGCCGCGCCGAGTCCATCTTCCAGGTCGACAGCCGCCTGAGCAAATTGGCCATCGGCGAGGAGCAAACCGAGATGGGCGCGCCGCTCGAGCGCATCTCAAGAGAGGTCACCCAAATCTTAAGCTCCGTGCGCATGTATCAGTCCATGGCCAGAGTGAACGAGGCCTCCGGGCGTATTCAGGCAACCATGGGGCTGGAACCACAAATCGGCAGGGTGGATGAAACCATTCTGGCCGACCTCAGACGCCAGGTTTCGCGCAGTTATGAACAACTCCCTGTTGGAATTTTGCACCAATGGAACTGTCCGATCGACCCACCCGTCCAGGTGCGCGCGCCCTAG